One window of Desulfobacca acetoxidans DSM 11109 genomic DNA carries:
- a CDS encoding RNA recognition motif domain-containing protein, with the protein MKLYVGNLSFEMTEEQLGTLFSEAGPVTSAKIITDRQTGQPRGFGFVEMETKSEGRKAISMLNGRTVDGRPLAVNEAKPQQKSGFGGGGRRGGYR; encoded by the coding sequence ATGAAGTTATACGTGGGCAATCTGTCCTTCGAGATGACCGAAGAACAGCTCGGCACACTGTTTTCCGAGGCTGGTCCTGTGACCTCGGCCAAGATTATCACCGACCGGCAAACTGGCCAACCCCGGGGCTTCGGTTTTGTAGAAATGGAAACTAAATCGGAAGGCAGGAAAGCAATATCCATGCTCAACGGCCGGACTGTCGACGGACGCCCCCTGGCAGTCAATGAAGCCAAACCTCAGCAAAAAAGCGGGTTTGGCGGTGGTGGCCGCCGGGGTGGGTACCGATAG
- a CDS encoding cold-shock protein codes for MKENGTVKWFNNSKGFGFISRESGPDVFVHHSAIQTDGYRSLSENQAVEFEVVQGPKGVQAQNVVIL; via the coding sequence ATGAAGGAAAACGGTACAGTAAAATGGTTCAATAATTCCAAGGGCTTCGGCTTTATTAGCCGGGAAAGCGGTCCTGATGTGTTTGTGCATCACAGCGCCATTCAAACGGATGGCTATCGCTCCTTGTCAGAAAACCAGGCCGTGGAGTTCGAAGTAGTTCAGGGTCCCAAAGGTGTTCAGGCCCAAAATGTCGTAATTCTTTAA
- the nuoF gene encoding NADH-quinone oxidoreductase subunit NuoF yields MGEHCHCGTHAASALSQAQWDQVDAILNRYKDTPGNLMPVLQEVQEAVGYIPAEVQQRISCQLKVPGSDVFGVMSFYSMYTWQPKGKYVIRFCESPPCHIAGAENMLHFMQEELGIKVGETTADSLFTLETTACLGICEVAPAMQINEVVHGNLTKDKIRQILADYRAGKAPDYKKLPYSTNAFRSYKQAPGELILLENVGVIDPEKIDDYLAKGGYQALKQALTGMTPEKIVEEVKASGLRGRGGAGFPTGLKWSFTRPLDVPQKYIICNLDEGEPGTIKDRYIVEGDPHKLLEGMAIAGFAVGADKGYIYCRGEYYLCKHRLATAIAQARAKGYLGENLFGRGFSFDIEVRSGFGCYICGEETALIESIEGKRGYPRSKPPFPGVAGLWQKPTIVNNVETLAAIPAIITRGGEWYKSLGTADTTGTKIYQIIGHVRTPQIVEVPAGITLRELIDTYGGGMRDGGKFKMCQTGGASAGIVGPEALDVPVDFGMAKVGGALGSGTMLVMDESVCAVDFARSVAVFFAHESCGQCTPCREGTRQLLQTLTRIWEGKGQPGDLDFLERLGKTMMDASFCPLGQTAPAPLFSLLKRFRQEFEDHIAGKCTHGVCKMG; encoded by the coding sequence ATGGGAGAACATTGTCATTGCGGTACTCATGCCGCCTCAGCCCTTAGTCAAGCCCAGTGGGATCAGGTGGACGCCATCCTGAACCGCTATAAAGATACCCCGGGCAACCTGATGCCGGTGTTGCAGGAAGTGCAGGAGGCGGTGGGGTATATTCCCGCCGAGGTGCAGCAGCGCATCTCCTGCCAGCTCAAGGTGCCGGGGAGCGACGTCTTCGGAGTCATGAGCTTCTACTCCATGTACACCTGGCAGCCCAAGGGGAAATACGTCATCCGCTTCTGCGAGTCGCCCCCCTGCCACATTGCCGGGGCCGAGAACATGCTCCACTTCATGCAGGAGGAATTGGGCATCAAGGTGGGAGAGACCACCGCCGACAGCCTCTTCACCTTGGAGACCACCGCCTGCCTGGGGATCTGCGAAGTGGCCCCGGCCATGCAGATCAACGAGGTAGTGCACGGCAACCTCACCAAGGACAAGATCAGGCAGATCCTGGCCGACTACCGGGCCGGGAAGGCCCCGGATTATAAAAAACTGCCCTACAGCACCAACGCCTTCCGCAGCTATAAACAGGCCCCGGGAGAATTGATCCTCCTGGAGAACGTCGGGGTCATCGATCCCGAGAAGATCGACGACTACCTGGCCAAGGGCGGCTACCAGGCCCTGAAACAGGCGCTCACCGGCATGACCCCGGAAAAGATCGTGGAAGAGGTCAAGGCCTCCGGCCTGCGGGGCCGGGGCGGGGCGGGTTTCCCCACCGGACTGAAGTGGTCCTTTACCCGGCCCCTGGACGTTCCCCAGAAATACATCATCTGCAACCTGGATGAGGGCGAGCCGGGCACCATCAAAGACCGCTACATCGTCGAAGGCGACCCCCACAAGCTCTTGGAGGGCATGGCCATCGCCGGGTTCGCAGTGGGGGCCGACAAGGGCTATATCTACTGCCGGGGGGAGTACTATCTCTGTAAACACCGGCTGGCTACGGCCATTGCGCAGGCAAGGGCTAAGGGATATCTCGGAGAAAACCTCTTCGGCCGCGGCTTCTCCTTCGACATCGAGGTCCGCTCCGGGTTCGGCTGCTACATCTGCGGCGAGGAGACGGCGCTGATCGAGTCCATCGAAGGCAAACGGGGCTATCCCCGCTCCAAGCCGCCTTTCCCGGGGGTGGCAGGATTGTGGCAGAAGCCGACAATTGTCAACAACGTCGAGACCCTGGCGGCAATCCCGGCCATTATCACCCGAGGTGGGGAGTGGTACAAATCCCTGGGCACGGCCGACACCACCGGCACCAAGATCTACCAGATCATCGGCCATGTCCGGACGCCGCAGATCGTGGAGGTCCCGGCGGGCATCACGCTAAGAGAGCTCATCGACACCTATGGCGGCGGCATGCGGGACGGCGGGAAGTTCAAGATGTGCCAGACCGGGGGCGCCTCGGCCGGTATCGTCGGCCCCGAGGCCCTGGACGTGCCGGTTGACTTCGGCATGGCCAAGGTGGGCGGCGCTTTGGGTTCGGGAACCATGCTGGTGATGGATGAATCCGTCTGCGCCGTGGACTTCGCCCGCAGCGTGGCGGTCTTCTTCGCCCATGAGTCCTGCGGCCAGTGCACCCCCTGCCGGGAAGGGACGCGGCAGCTCCTGCAGACCCTGACCCGCATCTGGGAGGGCAAGGGGCAGCCCGGCGACCTCGATTTTTTGGAGAGGCTGGGCAAGACCATGATGGACGCCTCGTTCTGCCCCCTGGGCCAGACGGCCCCGGCGCCGCTCTTCAGCCTGCTGAAACGCTTCCGCCAGGAGTTCGAGGACCACATCGCCGGCAAGTGCACCCACGGGGTGTGTAAGATGGGTTAG
- the fdhF gene encoding formate dehydrogenase subunit alpha — translation MNKSTLNIDGRIVDYISGETILEAARRAGIYTIPTLCHLKDTKPTGSCRVCVVEVEGWRTLAPACATAAAAGMVIKTDSERVTAARKMVIELLLASGNHNCLICEANGECELQALAYRYNIPAPSFAFPPETPYHLEDNKNLIRRDLSKCIMCGRCVRACKERQVNNAISIGYRGSHNKIVTMADSSYGDSDCVFCGECVQACPVGALVALKSVGLGRPWETTKVRTTCPYCGVGCQQLLHVRNGKIIKVTGAEDGAPNKGRLCVKGRFGYDFIYSPDRLTTPLIKSGDGFREASWDEALDLVAGKIKEIVAKHGPDACAGISCARSINEDSYQMQKLFRVAIGTNNIDHCARICHAPTVAGLAASFGSGAMTNSFADFAKAKMFYITGSNMTEAHPVAATFVKNAVRNGAQLIVADPRRVKLAEFADIYAPIKVGSDVAFINGLMHVLITENLYDKDYVERCCTGFEALKAKVMEYPPERAAAIAGVSVDMLKEVARRLASVKPAILIYTLGITEHTCGVHNVMSCANLQMLLGNVGFECGGVNPIRGQNNVQGACDMGALPNVYPGYQRVEDPAARAKFEVAWGVKLPEKNGLMIPQMIEGLTTGTIKFLYVFGENLANAEPDIRHAEHCLASAEFLVCNDIFPTETTRFADVIFPAAAWSEDDGTFASSERRVSRVRKVSEPPGQAKPNWWIFKELAKRLGHDWTSNNGQEIWDNEVSHLAPILAGIKYYRIEEDGLQWPVPSLDHPGTCIMHQDGCFTCGQGRFMALDWTPPAEVPDKDYPMVLSTGRRLFHYHTRTQTGRCLGLNDLLSEETADISPADAARLGVKTGEPVRVRSRRGEVKVKARVTEEVPPGLVWMSFHFREGNANWLTNPVFDPISQTAELKACAVQIEKA, via the coding sequence CGATTATATTTCAGGTGAAACTATCTTAGAAGCAGCTCGCCGAGCGGGGATTTATACCATCCCCACCCTTTGCCACCTAAAAGACACTAAACCTACCGGTTCCTGTCGGGTCTGTGTGGTGGAAGTGGAGGGCTGGCGCACCCTGGCACCGGCCTGCGCCACTGCCGCCGCCGCCGGAATGGTGATTAAGACTGATTCAGAGCGCGTGACCGCGGCCCGGAAGATGGTTATCGAACTCCTGTTGGCCTCCGGCAATCACAACTGCCTGATCTGCGAAGCTAACGGGGAGTGCGAATTGCAGGCCCTGGCGTACCGCTACAACATCCCGGCACCGAGTTTCGCCTTTCCACCGGAAACGCCATATCACCTGGAAGACAATAAGAATCTGATCCGCCGGGATTTGTCTAAATGTATTATGTGCGGTCGTTGCGTTCGCGCCTGCAAAGAAAGACAGGTCAATAATGCCATCAGTATCGGCTATCGCGGGTCGCACAATAAGATTGTAACCATGGCCGATAGCTCCTATGGCGACTCAGATTGTGTTTTCTGTGGCGAGTGTGTACAGGCCTGTCCGGTAGGCGCCCTCGTCGCCCTTAAATCTGTCGGTCTGGGGCGCCCCTGGGAAACAACGAAGGTTCGCACCACCTGTCCTTACTGCGGCGTGGGGTGCCAACAGTTGCTGCATGTTAGAAATGGAAAAATCATTAAGGTCACCGGGGCGGAGGACGGCGCGCCGAATAAAGGCCGCCTCTGCGTCAAGGGCCGTTTCGGGTATGACTTTATCTATTCCCCCGATCGGCTCACTACCCCCCTGATTAAGAGTGGCGACGGTTTTCGGGAGGCCTCCTGGGACGAGGCCCTGGATCTGGTAGCCGGCAAAATCAAGGAGATTGTCGCCAAACACGGGCCGGACGCCTGTGCCGGCATCAGTTGCGCCCGGAGCATCAACGAAGACTCCTACCAGATGCAAAAACTCTTCCGGGTGGCCATCGGCACCAACAACATCGATCACTGCGCCCGCATCTGTCACGCCCCTACGGTGGCAGGGTTGGCGGCGTCCTTCGGTTCCGGGGCTATGACCAATTCCTTCGCGGATTTTGCCAAGGCCAAGATGTTTTATATCACCGGCTCAAATATGACCGAGGCCCATCCGGTAGCCGCCACCTTTGTGAAGAACGCCGTGCGCAACGGGGCACAGCTCATCGTGGCCGATCCCCGGCGCGTCAAGCTGGCGGAATTCGCCGATATCTACGCGCCCATCAAAGTGGGGTCCGACGTGGCCTTTATCAACGGCCTGATGCATGTCCTCATTACCGAAAACCTTTATGACAAAGACTACGTGGAACGCTGCTGCACCGGCTTCGAAGCCTTGAAGGCTAAGGTTATGGAGTATCCCCCGGAGCGGGCTGCGGCCATCGCCGGGGTCAGCGTGGATATGTTAAAAGAGGTAGCCCGTCGCCTGGCCTCGGTAAAACCCGCGATCCTCATCTACACCCTGGGGATCACCGAACATACCTGCGGCGTCCATAACGTCATGAGCTGTGCCAACCTGCAGATGCTTTTGGGAAACGTCGGCTTTGAATGCGGCGGTGTGAATCCCATCCGGGGCCAGAACAACGTCCAAGGCGCCTGCGATATGGGAGCGCTGCCTAACGTCTACCCCGGCTATCAGCGGGTGGAAGACCCCGCGGCCCGGGCCAAGTTCGAAGTGGCCTGGGGGGTCAAACTGCCGGAAAAGAACGGCTTGATGATTCCGCAGATGATAGAAGGCCTGACCACCGGCACGATTAAGTTTCTCTATGTCTTCGGCGAAAATCTGGCCAACGCCGAACCGGACATCCGTCATGCGGAGCACTGCCTGGCTTCCGCCGAATTCCTGGTGTGCAATGATATCTTTCCCACTGAGACCACCCGTTTTGCCGACGTCATTTTTCCAGCGGCGGCCTGGAGCGAAGACGACGGCACCTTTGCCAGCAGCGAACGCCGGGTCAGCCGGGTGCGCAAGGTGTCCGAGCCGCCGGGGCAGGCCAAACCCAACTGGTGGATTTTCAAAGAATTGGCCAAACGCCTGGGCCACGACTGGACCTCCAACAACGGCCAGGAGATCTGGGACAACGAAGTCTCTCACCTGGCGCCAATCCTGGCAGGTATCAAGTATTACCGCATCGAGGAGGATGGACTGCAATGGCCGGTGCCCAGCCTCGACCACCCGGGCACCTGCATCATGCACCAAGACGGCTGTTTTACCTGCGGCCAAGGCCGCTTTATGGCGCTGGATTGGACCCCGCCGGCGGAAGTCCCGGATAAGGACTATCCCATGGTGCTCAGCACCGGCCGGCGGCTCTTCCACTACCATACCCGGACCCAGACCGGTCGGTGCCTTGGACTAAATGATCTCTTGAGCGAGGAAACCGCGGATATCTCTCCGGCGGACGCGGCGCGCCTGGGCGTCAAAACAGGTGAGCCGGTGCGGGTCAGATCCCGACGGGGAGAGGTCAAAGTCAAGGCCCGGGTGACGGAGGAAGTTCCACCAGGATTGGTGTGGATGTCCTTTCATTTCCGGGAAGGAAACGCCAACTGGCTCACCAATCCGGTCTTCGACCCGATTTCCCAGACGGCGGAACTTAAGGCCTGTGCCGTGCAGATCGAAAAGGCATGA